From one Lotus japonicus ecotype B-129 chromosome 3, LjGifu_v1.2 genomic stretch:
- the LOC130742453 gene encoding transcription factor MYB41, whose amino-acid sequence MAKSNSGEKNGVKKGPWTPEEDQKLVDYIQKHGHGKWRTLPKNAGLKRCGKSCRLRWANYLRPDIKRGKFSLEEEEAIIQLHSVLGNKWSTIAANLQGRTDNEIKNYWNTHIKKKLLKMGLDPVTHTPRLDVLQLASILNSSLYNNSAQFNNPGLFGMERVVNPSQLQLLNLVTTLLSCQNTNQDVWNTNNYQQNQLGGSTQWQHQTQCSQPMQLDNSIHAFQPNQVNEENHCTTSNPLHILEPPQLMKTNLEHQISPIASPFNHQNSMQNLLQYNGGFTSNRKRPEPSSATQSFSSLLCNSEGMPNFNLSSLLSSTPSSSSPSTLNSSSSTTFVKGTNEDERDTYGNMFMYNISNGLNDSGLL is encoded by the exons ATGGCCAAGTCGAATTCTGGTGAAAAGAATGGAGTGAAGAAAGGTCCATGGACTCCAGAGGAAGATCAGAAACTCGTCGATTACATTCAGAAACATGGGCATGGGAAATGGAGAACCCTTCCCAAGAATGCAG GACTTAAAAGATGTGGAAAGAGTTGCCGGCTTCGCTGGGCTAACTATTTGAGGCCAGATATAAAGAGGGGGAAATTCTctttagaagaagaagaagccatcATCCAATTACACAGTGTATTGGGTAACAA ATGGTCTACAATTGCTGCCAACTTGCAGGGAagaacagacaatgagatcAAGAATTATTGGAACACCCACATCAAAAAAAAGCTTTTGAAGATGGGGCTTGATCCAGTGACTCACACTCCACGCCTTGATGTCCTACAATTAGCTTCCATTCTAAACTCATCTTTATACAATAATTCAGCCCAGTTTAACAACCCTGGTCTTTTTGGAATGGAAAGGGTAGTGAATCCAAGCCAGCTTCAGCTACTAAATTTAGTCACCACTCTTCTATCATGTCAAAATACAAACCAAGATGTTTGGAATACTAATAATTACCAGCAAAATCAACTTGGTGGGAGCACACAATGGCAACATCAAACACAATGCTCCCAACCAATGCAGCTTGATAATTCTATCCATGCCTTCCAACCAAACCAGGTCAATGAAGAAAACCATTGTACTACATCTAATCCATTGCATATATTGGAACCACCCCAGCTCATGAAAACCAACTTAGAGCATCAAATATCTCCAATTGCTAGTCCTTTTAACCATCAAAACTCAATGCAAAATTTGTTGCAGTACAATGGAGGTTTCACATCGAATCGAAAACGGCCTGAACCATCATCAGCTACACAATCTTTCTCTTCGCTTTTATGTAATAGCGAGGGAATGCCGAATTTCAATTTAAGCTCACTTTTATCTTCCACGCCTTCATCTTCTAGCCCTAGTACCTTGAATTCATCATCTTCCACAACATTTGTCAAAGGAACCAATGAAGATGAAAGAGACACTTACGGCAACATGTTCATGTATAACATTTCAAATGGCTTGAATGACTCTGGACTTTTGTGA
- the LOC130742817 gene encoding GDSL esterase/lipase At5g45910-like, whose protein sequence is MKIMNLFSITCTCFLLGSVVSNGNPLPYEAIFNFGDSISDTGNAATFGKLPDDSPYGSTYFKHPSGRLSNGRLIIDFIAEAYGLPFLPAYLNLTKDQDIKKGVNFAFAGSTALPGVFMDKSLSVQFGWFKKLKSSLCKSKEECNSYFKKSLFLVGEIGGNDVIALLSHKNISKLREIVPSIVETITNITTELIEEGAVELALPGNFPIECNAGVLTIVNITNKDDYDQFGCSIAYNAFIKYFNGQLKQAIETLRKKYPQAKIMYLDYYNDAKRLFQAPQQFGLTTDRNVALKACCGGGGPYNVNLNVSCGSPNATICSDVSKRINWDGAHFTEAANKQLAKGLVEGPFVYPPLKSPLVKIS, encoded by the exons ATGAAGATTATGAATCTCTTTAGCATCACATGCACATGTTTTCTCCTTGGAAGTGTTGTTTCTAATGGAAATCCTCTCCCGTATGAAGCTATCTTTAACTTTGGTGACTCTATAAGTGACACTGGGAATGCAGCAACATTCGGTAAATTACCTGATGATAGTCCTTATGGATCAACCTACTTTAAACATCCATCTGGGCGCTTGTCGAATGGCCGATTGATCATAGATTTCATAG CTGAGGCATATGGGCTGCCATTTTTGCCGGCCTATCTAAATCTCACCAAAGACCAAGACATCAAGAAAGGTGTAAATTTTGCTTTTGCGGGTTCAACTGCGCTCCCCGGAGTATTTATGGATAAATCGTTGAGCGTTCAATTTGGATGGTTTAAGAAATTGAAATCATCCCTCTGTAAGAGTAAAGAAG AGTGCAATAGCTacttcaaaaaatcattatttctAGTGGGAGAGATTGGCGGGAATGATGTGATTGCGCTCCTCTCACATAAAAATATCTCAAAACTTCGAGAAATAGTTCCCTCAATTGTTGAAACGATTACAAATATCACAACT GaattaatagaagagggagcAGTCGAGCTAGCTTTGCCAGGGAACTTCCCCATTGAGTGTAATGCTGGCGTTTTGACAATCGTTAATATTACTAACAAAGACGATTATGATCAGTTTGGGTGCTCTATAGCTTACAATGCTTTCATCAAGTACTTTAATGGACAACTCAAACAAGCGATAGAGACATTAAGAAAGAAGTATCCTCAGGCGAAGATAATGTATTTAGACTACTACAATGATGCCAAACGTTTATTTCAAGCACCTCAACAATTTG GTCTTACTACTGATAGGAATGTGGCTTTGAAAGCATGTTGTGGAGGAGGAGGACCATATAATGTTAATTTAAATGTAAGTTGTGGATCTCCTAACGCAACAATTTGCTCTGACGTTTCAAAACGTATAAATTGGGATGGAGCCCACTTTACAGAAGCGGCTAATAAACAGTTGGCAAAGGGGCTTGTTGAAGGACCTTTTGTATACCCGCCTCTTAAATCTCCTCTCGTCAAGATATCTTAG
- the LOC130748420 gene encoding uncharacterized protein LOC130748420: MESAGPTNKSNKKSLFTCFRPAACSSGMEDRSFRATDPVLEYLAVADEDGVVSYSAAEDSGGECGRRRRRKDGRDRWRAIKTAFNGTTMMKKIKTSRRKSNKDTNSSMSSSSSSTLEGGGEGSTKIQTPQPKTSSRNTSNISSTFSSLSSAFTPSTSSSVSLSCSSRSTDPISATSSREVCSPFLNNGSSAVKQKQCDFEDKRKGHCCVSNMVLCMFLVSLLVLILWGKFVAILCTSILFYLVRPSRRWPSSCNNEGVLCGESNNNNEFDSVQYKKKVIMEGLLDRSHSRVPLGSSSMPKVL, encoded by the exons ATGGAGTCCGCTGGGCCAACGAATAAAAGCAACAAGAAGTCGCTGTTCACGTGTTTCAGACCCGCTGCCTGCAGCAGCGGCATGGAGGACCGCTCTTTCAGAGCCACGGACCCGGTTCTTGAGTATCTCGCTGTCGCCGACGAGGACGGCGTTGTTTCGTATTCGGCGGCGGAGGATTCCGGAGGAGAATGCGGAAGGCGCCGCCGCCGAAAGGATGGTAGGGATAGGTGGCGGGCCATTAAGACGGCTTTTAATGGCACAACAATG ATGAAGAAGATCAAAACTAGCAGACGGAAATCAAATAAGGACACTAATTCATCCATGTCCAGTTCATCAAGCAGCACCttggaaggaggaggagaaggcagCACTAAAATCCAAACCCCACAACCCAAAACTAGCAGCAGAAATACCTCAAACATTTCCTCAACTTTCAGCAGCTTATCATCTGCATTCACCCCCTCCACTTCCTCTTCCGTGAGTTTAAGTTGCTCATCGCGAAGCACGGATCCTATCTCGGCCACTTCCTCTCGCGAGGTTTGCTCTCCGTTTTTAAATAACGGAAGCAGCGCGGTGAAGCAGAAGCAATGTGATTTTGAGGACAAGAGGAAAGGACATTGTTGTGTTTCAAACATGGTTTTGTGCATGTTTTTGGTTAGCTTGTTGGTTTTGATTTTGTGGGGTAAGTTTGTTGCTATATTATGCACATCAATTTTGTTCTATCTGGTGCGTCCCAGTAGGAGATGGCCATCATCATGCAATAACGAAGGGGTTTTGTGTGGAgagagtaataataataatgagttTGACTCAGTTCAGTATAAGAAGAAGGTCATTATGGAAGGGTTGCTTGATAGGAGCCACAGCCGTGTGCCTCTAGGTTCCAGTTCTATGCCCAAGGTGTTGTAG